The proteins below come from a single Zhouia spongiae genomic window:
- a CDS encoding MauE/DoxX family redox-associated membrane protein: MKWYEKHRKIIIEIICLLFILLFVYAGVSKLTDFQKFRIQVGQSPLLTSVGRWIVWLVPVTELIIASMLCIPKFRLQALYVSFGLMVVFTTYIVMILKFSPFVPCSCGGILDKMGWTEHLIFNIGFVFLAMFGVLILGKVQFENSK, encoded by the coding sequence ATGAAATGGTATGAGAAGCATAGAAAAATTATTATTGAAATTATCTGTCTGCTGTTTATTCTATTATTTGTCTATGCAGGGGTAAGTAAATTGACAGACTTTCAGAAATTCAGGATCCAGGTTGGGCAATCACCTCTACTGACTTCGGTGGGGAGATGGATCGTCTGGTTAGTTCCTGTTACCGAACTTATAATCGCATCAATGTTATGTATTCCTAAGTTTCGTTTACAAGCCTTATATGTATCATTTGGTTTAATGGTTGTATTTACTACCTATATCGTAATGATCTTAAAATTCAGTCCTTTTGTGCCTTGTTCCTGTGGCGGAATCCTCGATAAAATGGGATGGACGGAACATCTTATTTTCAATATCGGTTTTGTATTTCTAGCCATGTTTGGAGTACTTATACTGGGTAAAGTTCAATTTGAAAATAGTAAATAA
- a CDS encoding helix-turn-helix transcriptional regulator — MDNPENKTRLEKVYLQLLEMYKGNFSYSIERSEKKDELEALTALINMTTEEIRDSFLHQGYVNFHDSYALVIQILFILNKEFRIEEISGSTKSFLGFKENDIWGKLFEEFLSTESQREWGTIKEIIDGESMQEASLQLSFITNKKLLFPAYCRVIKFSHGSLFKGKTIVTTFDMVQKRKVLDIEVQKRVLNQFASKSSKKDKQILHISDLSKIRAAGEYIKNHLDEELPSLKEMAHDFGTNEFKLKRGFKELNGMTVFQFLKEERLRKAHVLVEFSEKSFKEIAKMVGFKNGTHFSREFNKRYGYRPKTLRSTIKKS, encoded by the coding sequence ATGGATAATCCTGAAAACAAAACACGACTTGAAAAAGTGTACCTGCAACTGTTAGAGATGTACAAAGGTAATTTCTCCTATAGTATTGAACGTTCAGAAAAAAAAGATGAGCTGGAAGCCCTGACAGCTCTGATTAATATGACCACAGAAGAAATCAGGGATTCCTTTTTACATCAGGGGTATGTGAATTTCCATGATTCCTATGCATTGGTCATACAAATACTTTTTATCCTGAATAAGGAATTCCGTATTGAAGAAATCAGCGGAAGTACCAAAAGTTTTTTAGGGTTCAAAGAGAATGATATATGGGGTAAACTTTTTGAGGAGTTCCTCTCAACCGAATCACAAAGAGAATGGGGCACTATAAAAGAAATTATCGATGGGGAATCCATGCAGGAAGCATCCTTACAATTATCTTTTATAACCAATAAAAAGCTTTTATTCCCTGCCTATTGCCGTGTGATCAAATTTTCGCATGGTTCCTTATTTAAGGGAAAAACGATTGTTACTACCTTTGACATGGTTCAGAAAAGAAAGGTGCTTGACATAGAGGTGCAAAAGAGGGTGCTAAACCAATTCGCATCAAAAAGTTCGAAGAAAGATAAGCAAATTTTACATATTTCAGATCTTTCCAAGATCAGGGCGGCCGGCGAATATATCAAGAACCATTTGGATGAGGAATTACCTAGCCTTAAAGAAATGGCACATGATTTTGGCACCAATGAATTTAAACTGAAAAGAGGTTTTAAGGAACTTAACGGCATGACGGTTTTTCAATTTTTAAAGGAAGAACGACTCAGAAAAGCACATGTTCTTGTGGAGTTTTCTGAAAAGTCCTTTAAAGAGATTGCTAAAATGGTTGGGTTTAAAAATGGCACCCATTTTTCCAGAGAATTCAATAAGAGATATGGTTACAGACCCAAAACTTTAAGGTCTACAATTAAAAAATCATAA